The Ancylobacter sp. WKF20 genome contains a region encoding:
- the frc gene encoding formyl-CoA transferase has translation MSKPLEGIKIIDFTHVQAGPACTQLLAWFGADVIKVERPGAGDVTRSQLRHVKDADALYFTMLNSNKRSLTLDTKTAQGKEVLTRLIKESDVMVENFGPGALDRMGFTWEHIQSLNPGMILASVKGFSEGHAYEDLKVYENVAQCAGGAASTTGFWDGPPTVSAAALGDSNTGMHLAIGILTALHQKVKTGKGQKVAVSMQDSVLNLCRVKLRDQQRLDALGYLEEYPQYPHGEFSDVVPRGGNAGGGGQPGWVLKCKGWETDPNAYIYFTIQGHAWAPICKALGKPEWIDDPAYNTAEARQDKIFDIFAFIESWLADKTKFEAIDILRKFDIPCAPVLSMKEIANDPSLRKSGTVVEVDHPKLGKYLTVGSPIKFSDVEVEITASPLLGQHTNEVLADLGYSQEEISAMHDAKAV, from the coding sequence ATGTCTAAGCCGCTCGAAGGTATTAAGATCATCGATTTCACGCACGTCCAGGCTGGTCCGGCCTGCACGCAGCTTCTGGCCTGGTTCGGTGCCGACGTGATCAAGGTCGAGCGCCCCGGCGCCGGCGACGTCACCCGTTCGCAGCTGCGTCACGTCAAGGACGCCGACGCGCTGTACTTCACCATGCTGAACTCCAACAAGCGTTCGCTGACGCTCGACACCAAGACGGCGCAGGGCAAGGAAGTCCTGACCCGGCTCATCAAGGAGTCGGACGTCATGGTCGAGAATTTCGGCCCCGGCGCTCTCGACCGCATGGGCTTCACCTGGGAGCACATCCAGTCGCTCAACCCGGGCATGATCCTCGCCTCGGTGAAGGGCTTCTCCGAAGGCCACGCCTATGAAGACCTGAAGGTCTACGAGAACGTCGCGCAGTGCGCCGGCGGTGCCGCCTCCACCACCGGTTTCTGGGATGGCCCGCCGACCGTGTCGGCCGCCGCTCTCGGCGACTCCAACACCGGCATGCACCTGGCCATCGGCATCCTGACCGCGCTCCACCAGAAGGTGAAGACCGGCAAGGGCCAGAAGGTCGCCGTGTCCATGCAGGATTCGGTGCTCAACCTCTGCCGCGTCAAGCTGCGTGACCAGCAGCGCCTCGACGCGCTGGGCTATCTCGAAGAGTACCCCCAGTACCCCCATGGCGAGTTCTCGGACGTGGTTCCGCGCGGCGGCAATGCCGGCGGCGGCGGCCAGCCGGGCTGGGTGCTGAAGTGCAAGGGCTGGGAGACCGACCCGAACGCTTACATCTACTTCACCATTCAGGGCCACGCCTGGGCGCCGATCTGTAAGGCTCTCGGCAAGCCGGAGTGGATCGACGATCCGGCCTACAACACCGCCGAAGCCCGTCAGGACAAGATCTTCGACATCTTCGCCTTCATCGAGTCCTGGCTCGCCGACAAGACGAAGTTCGAGGCCATCGACATCCTGCGCAAGTTCGACATCCCCTGCGCTCCGGTGCTGTCGATGAAGGAAATCGCCAACGACCCGTCGCTGCGCAAGAGCGGCACCGTGGTCGAGGTCGATCACCCCAAGCTCGGCAAGTACCTGACCGTCGGCTCGCCGATCAAGTTCTCGGACGTCGAGGTGGAGATCACCGCCTCGCCGCTGCTCGGCCAGCACACCAACGAAGTGCTCGCCGATCTCGGCTACTCGCAGGAGGAAATCTCCGCGATGCACGACGCCAAAGCCGTCTGA
- the oxc gene encoding oxalyl-CoA decarboxylase encodes MSAVAQVIDVNTATEVEQELTDGFHLVIDALKLNGIETIYGVPGIPITDLGRMAQAEGIRVVSFRHEQNAGNAAAIAGFLTKKPGVCLTVSAPGFLNGLTALANATTNCFPMILISGSSEREIVDLQQGDYEEMDQLAIAKPLCKAAFRVLHAADIGIGVARAIRAAVSGRPGGVYLDLPAKLFSQVMNADAGAKSLVKVIDAAPAQIPGPDAVKRALDVLKGAKKPLIILGKGAAYAQADETIREFVETSGIPFLPMSMAKGLLPDTHPLSAGAARSTVLKDSDVVLLVGARLNWLLSHGKGKTWGDAPKQFIQVDIEPKEMDSNVEIAAPLVGDIGSVVSALLDGIKSGWTAPSKEWIDAINSRKEVNIAKMSQRLLKNSTPMDFHSALGALKQVIKERPDAILVNEGANTLDLARGVIDMYQPRKRLDVGTWGVMGIGMGFAIAAAVETGKPVLAVEGDSAFGFSGMEVETICRYNLPVCIVVFNNNGIYRGLDTDPTGRDPGTTVFVKDSRYDKMMEAFGGVGVNATTPDELKRAVDEAMNSGKPTLINAVIDPAAGSESGNIGSLNPQSVVKKK; translated from the coding sequence ATGTCTGCAGTTGCACAAGTGATCGACGTGAACACGGCGACCGAGGTCGAGCAGGAGCTCACGGACGGTTTCCACCTCGTCATTGATGCGCTGAAACTGAACGGTATCGAGACGATCTACGGCGTGCCCGGCATTCCGATCACCGACCTCGGCCGCATGGCCCAGGCCGAGGGCATCCGGGTCGTGTCGTTCCGCCACGAGCAGAACGCCGGCAACGCGGCCGCCATCGCCGGCTTCCTGACGAAGAAGCCGGGCGTGTGCCTCACCGTTTCGGCGCCGGGCTTCCTCAACGGCCTGACGGCCCTGGCGAACGCCACCACCAACTGTTTCCCCATGATCCTCATCTCCGGCTCCTCGGAGCGCGAGATCGTCGACCTCCAGCAGGGCGACTATGAGGAAATGGACCAGCTCGCCATCGCCAAGCCGCTCTGCAAGGCGGCCTTCCGCGTGCTGCACGCCGCCGACATCGGCATCGGCGTCGCCCGCGCGATCCGCGCGGCGGTCTCCGGCCGTCCGGGCGGCGTCTATCTCGACCTGCCGGCCAAGCTGTTCTCGCAGGTGATGAACGCCGACGCCGGCGCCAAGTCGCTGGTCAAGGTCATCGACGCCGCCCCGGCGCAGATCCCGGGCCCGGACGCGGTGAAGCGCGCGCTCGACGTCCTCAAGGGCGCCAAGAAGCCGCTCATCATCCTCGGCAAGGGCGCGGCCTACGCGCAGGCCGACGAGACCATCCGCGAATTCGTCGAGACCTCGGGCATCCCCTTCCTGCCGATGTCGATGGCCAAGGGCCTGCTGCCCGACACCCATCCGCTCTCGGCCGGCGCGGCCCGCTCGACCGTCCTCAAGGACTCCGACGTTGTCCTCCTCGTCGGCGCGCGCCTCAACTGGCTGCTGTCGCACGGCAAGGGCAAGACCTGGGGCGATGCGCCCAAGCAGTTCATCCAGGTCGACATCGAGCCCAAGGAAATGGACTCCAACGTCGAGATCGCCGCGCCGCTGGTCGGTGACATCGGCTCGGTGGTGTCCGCCCTGCTCGACGGCATCAAGTCCGGCTGGACCGCTCCCTCCAAGGAGTGGATCGACGCGATCAACTCCCGCAAGGAAGTCAACATCGCCAAGATGTCCCAGCGCCTGCTGAAGAACTCCACCCCGATGGACTTCCACTCGGCGCTGGGTGCTCTCAAGCAGGTCATCAAGGAGCGTCCCGACGCGATCCTCGTCAATGAGGGCGCCAACACGCTCGACCTCGCCCGCGGCGTCATCGACATGTACCAGCCGCGCAAGCGTCTGGACGTCGGCACCTGGGGCGTGATGGGCATCGGCATGGGCTTCGCCATCGCCGCCGCCGTCGAGACCGGCAAGCCGGTGCTCGCGGTCGAGGGCGACTCGGCCTTCGGCTTCTCCGGCATGGAGGTGGAGACGATCTGCCGCTACAACCTGCCGGTCTGCATCGTCGTCTTCAACAATAACGGCATCTATCGCGGCCTCGACACCGACCCGACCGGCCGCGATCCGGGCACCACGGTGTTCGTGAAGGACAGCCGCTACGACAAGATGATGGAAGCCTTCGGTGGCGTCGGCGTGAACGCCACCACCCCGGACGAGCTGAAGCGCGCCGTCGACGAGGCGATGAACTCCGGCAAGCCGACCCTCATCAACGCGGTGATCGACCCGGCGGCCGGCAGCGAGTCCGGCAACATCGGCAGCCTGAACCCGCAGAGCGTCGTGAAGAAGAAGTAA
- a CDS encoding lytic murein transglycosylase, with translation MPPSISRLSTTLAAAPLLALLALAGAGPASAQGAPAAACGNSGAGFNEWLEGFKRQAVAQGVSARTVAAALNGVTYDAQVVGTDRGQKVFAQSFFEFSDRMVANYRIQQGRQLIQKNQALFDRIEQQFGVPGAVLVAFWGLETDFGAFMGDKNTIRSVASLAWDCRRAEMFRTQLMAALKIIDRGDLTPQTMRGPWAGELGQFQFLPDHYLNYGIDFDGDGHIDLLRSAPDALASAANYIKALGWQRGQPWLEEIRVPANLPWDQADLAIKLPRSQWARFGVTRASGQPLPADNLPASVLLPVGRTGPAFLVYANFDIFTEWNNSLVYATSAAYLAARVAGAPAYNRGAGKAIPVLSQAQVVELQRLLNARGHHVGRVDGITGAATRQAVKVEQMRLGLPADSYPTPELLAALRAGR, from the coding sequence ATGCCGCCGTCCATCTCGCGCCTTTCCACCACGCTGGCCGCCGCGCCGCTTCTCGCCCTACTGGCCCTGGCCGGGGCGGGTCCCGCGAGCGCGCAAGGCGCGCCGGCCGCCGCCTGCGGCAATTCCGGCGCCGGGTTCAATGAATGGCTCGAGGGCTTCAAGCGGCAGGCGGTGGCGCAGGGCGTCTCGGCCCGCACCGTGGCGGCGGCGCTGAACGGCGTGACCTATGACGCGCAGGTGGTCGGCACCGATCGCGGGCAGAAGGTGTTCGCGCAGAGTTTCTTCGAGTTCTCCGACCGTATGGTCGCCAATTACCGCATCCAGCAGGGCCGCCAGCTGATCCAGAAGAATCAGGCGCTGTTCGACCGGATCGAGCAGCAATTCGGCGTGCCCGGCGCGGTGCTCGTCGCCTTCTGGGGGCTGGAGACCGATTTCGGCGCCTTCATGGGCGACAAGAACACCATCCGCTCGGTCGCCAGCCTCGCCTGGGACTGCCGGCGGGCGGAGATGTTCCGCACCCAGCTCATGGCGGCGCTGAAGATCATCGACCGCGGCGACCTGACCCCGCAGACCATGCGCGGGCCCTGGGCCGGGGAACTCGGCCAGTTCCAGTTCCTGCCCGACCATTATCTGAATTACGGCATCGATTTCGACGGCGACGGCCATATCGACCTCCTGCGCTCGGCGCCTGACGCGCTCGCCTCCGCCGCCAACTACATCAAGGCGCTCGGCTGGCAGCGCGGCCAGCCCTGGCTGGAAGAGATCCGCGTGCCGGCGAACCTGCCCTGGGATCAGGCGGACCTCGCGATCAAGCTGCCGCGCTCCCAATGGGCGCGCTTCGGCGTCACGCGGGCGAGCGGCCAGCCGCTGCCGGCGGACAATCTGCCGGCCTCGGTGCTGCTGCCGGTCGGTCGCACCGGCCCGGCTTTCCTCGTCTATGCGAATTTCGACATCTTCACCGAGTGGAACAACTCGCTGGTCTACGCGACCTCGGCCGCCTATCTCGCCGCCCGCGTCGCCGGCGCGCCGGCCTATAATCGCGGGGCGGGCAAGGCCATTCCGGTGCTGTCGCAGGCGCAGGTGGTGGAGCTGCAGCGCCTGCTCAATGCGCGCGGTCACCATGTCGGCCGGGTCGACGGCATCACCGGCGCGGCGACGCGGCAGGCGGTGAAGGTCGAGCAGATGCGCCTAGGCCTGCCCGCCGATTCCTACCCGACGCCGGAATTGCTGGCGGCCCTGCGCGCGGGGCGGTGA
- a CDS encoding NUDIX hydrolase, which produces MSAAAPTRPVPAVLAVVLRDGEVLLVRRANPPDQGRWGFPGGRMEMGETHLEAALRELNEETGIVADSPRLLTVLDFIEHDEAGRLAHHFAMIAVLCQWRSGDGMAADDALETRWFDRAGLAELGATASLKVEFLADLALAESALAG; this is translated from the coding sequence ATGAGCGCCGCCGCACCGACCCGTCCCGTCCCCGCCGTACTGGCGGTCGTCCTGCGCGACGGCGAGGTGCTGCTGGTGCGCCGCGCCAACCCACCCGATCAGGGGCGCTGGGGCTTTCCCGGCGGACGGATGGAAATGGGCGAGACGCATCTGGAGGCGGCGCTGCGCGAGCTTAATGAGGAGACCGGCATCGTCGCCGATTCCCCCCGGCTGCTCACCGTGCTGGATTTCATCGAGCATGATGAGGCCGGGCGCCTCGCGCATCATTTCGCGATGATCGCGGTGCTCTGCCAATGGCGCAGCGGCGACGGGATGGCGGCGGATGACGCGCTGGAGACCCGCTGGTTCGACCGGGCGGGGCTGGCCGAGCTCGGCGCCACCGCCAGTCTCAAGGTCGAGTTCCTCGCCGACCTCGCTTTGGCGGAAAGCGCGCTCGCCGGCTGA
- the frc gene encoding formyl-CoA transferase produces the protein MGKALDGVRILDFTHVQSGPTCTQLLAWFGADVIKVERPGEGDVTRAQLRDVPNADSLYFTMLNSNKRSITLDTKNPEGKKVLEELVKICDVMVENFAPGALDRMGFTWERIQELNPRIILASVKGFGPGPFEDCKVYENVAQCTGGSASTTGFRDGLPLVTAAQIGDSGTGLHLALGIVTALYQRTLTGRGQKVLCAMQDAVLNFCRVKMRDQQRLERGPLREYSQFGEGIPFGDAVPRAGNDSGGGQPGRILRCKGWETDPNAYIYFITQAPVWSKICDVIHEPDWKTDPNYATPAARLPHLNEIFTRIESWTMAHTKFEAMEILNEYDIPCGPVLSMKEIAEDRSLYETGTLVEVDHPTRGKYLTVGNPIKLSDNDVAVERSPLLGEHTEEILASVLGLDAAEIERIKTSGAVGETVRLAAE, from the coding sequence ATGGGAAAGGCCCTGGACGGCGTCCGAATCCTTGACTTCACCCACGTTCAGTCCGGCCCCACCTGCACCCAGCTTCTGGCGTGGTTCGGGGCGGACGTCATCAAGGTCGAGCGTCCCGGCGAAGGCGACGTGACCCGCGCCCAGCTTCGTGATGTCCCCAATGCGGACAGCCTCTATTTCACGATGCTGAACTCCAACAAGCGCTCCATCACGCTCGACACCAAGAATCCCGAGGGCAAGAAGGTCCTCGAGGAGTTGGTGAAGATCTGCGACGTGATGGTCGAGAATTTCGCGCCGGGCGCGCTGGACCGCATGGGCTTCACCTGGGAGCGTATCCAGGAGCTGAACCCGCGCATCATCCTCGCCTCGGTCAAGGGCTTCGGCCCCGGCCCGTTCGAAGACTGCAAGGTGTATGAGAACGTCGCCCAGTGCACGGGCGGTTCGGCCTCCACCACCGGCTTCCGCGACGGGCTTCCCCTGGTCACCGCCGCGCAGATCGGCGATTCCGGCACCGGCCTGCACCTGGCGCTGGGCATCGTCACCGCGCTCTACCAGCGCACGCTGACCGGCCGCGGCCAGAAGGTGCTCTGCGCCATGCAGGACGCCGTGCTGAACTTCTGCCGCGTCAAGATGCGCGACCAGCAGCGCCTCGAGCGCGGCCCGCTGCGCGAATACAGCCAGTTTGGCGAAGGCATCCCCTTCGGCGACGCCGTGCCGCGCGCCGGCAATGATTCGGGCGGTGGCCAGCCGGGCCGCATCCTGCGTTGCAAGGGCTGGGAGACCGATCCCAACGCCTACATCTATTTCATCACCCAGGCCCCGGTCTGGTCGAAGATCTGCGACGTCATCCACGAGCCCGACTGGAAGACCGACCCGAACTACGCGACGCCGGCCGCGCGCCTGCCGCACCTCAACGAGATCTTCACCCGCATCGAATCGTGGACCATGGCCCACACCAAGTTCGAGGCGATGGAGATCCTCAACGAGTACGACATTCCCTGCGGCCCGGTGCTCTCCATGAAGGAGATCGCGGAGGATCGCTCGCTCTACGAGACCGGCACGCTGGTCGAGGTCGATCACCCCACGCGCGGCAAGTACCTGACCGTCGGCAACCCGATCAAGCTGTCGGACAACGACGTCGCAGTCGAGCGCTCGCCGCTGCTGGGCGAGCACACCGAGGAGATCCTCGCGAGCGTGCTCGGCCTCGATGCGGCCGAGATCGAGCGCATCAAGACCTCCGGCGCGGTCGGCGAGACGGTGCGCCTGGCGGCTGAGTGA
- the oxlT gene encoding oxalate/formate MFS antiporter, translating to MAIAATSSQNSSRWLQLVFGVICMCMIANMQYGWTFFVNPMQERHGWDRAAIQVAFSIFIVTETWLVPIEGWFVDKYGPRVVVLFGGLMCGIAWLINSYADSLTLLYVAAAIGGIGAGAVYGTCVGNSLKWFPDRRGLAAGITAAGFGAGSALTVIPIQNMIKNQGYEAAFFYFGIGQGIIILFLGLFLVAPKKEQIAVFAANVAKTVKQSARDFSPKEMLTTPLFWVMYAMFVMMAAGGLMATAQLGPIAKDFQIADVPVTLLGLTLPALTFAAAIDRVLNGLTRPFFGWVSDQIGRENTMFVAFAIEGVGIYALSVFGSNPVLFVILTGLVFFAWGEIYSLFPAMCGDAFGSKFATTNAGMLYTAKGTAALIVPFTSIITTMTGSWHAVFVAAAALNIIAAVMALVILKPLSAAHRRRVTAHNASTSAVPAE from the coding sequence ATGGCTATTGCCGCAACGTCATCTCAGAATAGCAGCCGCTGGCTGCAGCTTGTGTTCGGCGTCATCTGCATGTGCATGATTGCAAACATGCAGTATGGCTGGACGTTCTTCGTGAACCCGATGCAGGAGCGTCACGGCTGGGATCGCGCGGCGATCCAGGTGGCCTTCTCGATCTTCATCGTCACCGAGACCTGGCTGGTCCCGATCGAGGGCTGGTTCGTCGACAAGTACGGCCCGCGCGTCGTCGTGCTGTTCGGCGGCCTCATGTGCGGCATCGCCTGGCTGATCAATTCCTACGCCGACTCGCTGACCCTGCTCTATGTCGCGGCTGCCATTGGCGGCATCGGCGCCGGCGCGGTTTACGGCACCTGCGTGGGCAACTCGCTGAAGTGGTTCCCGGATCGTCGCGGCCTTGCCGCCGGCATCACCGCCGCCGGCTTCGGCGCCGGCTCGGCGCTGACCGTCATCCCGATCCAGAACATGATCAAGAATCAGGGCTACGAGGCCGCGTTCTTCTACTTCGGCATCGGCCAGGGCATCATCATCCTCTTCCTCGGCCTGTTCCTGGTCGCGCCGAAGAAGGAGCAGATCGCCGTCTTCGCCGCGAATGTCGCCAAGACCGTGAAGCAGAGCGCCCGTGACTTCTCCCCCAAGGAGATGCTCACCACCCCGCTGTTCTGGGTCATGTACGCCATGTTCGTCATGATGGCGGCCGGCGGCCTGATGGCCACCGCCCAGCTCGGCCCGATCGCCAAGGACTTCCAGATCGCCGACGTTCCGGTGACGCTGCTCGGCCTCACCCTGCCGGCGCTCACCTTCGCCGCCGCCATCGACCGCGTGCTGAACGGCCTCACCCGTCCGTTCTTCGGCTGGGTGTCCGACCAGATTGGCCGTGAGAACACCATGTTCGTGGCCTTCGCCATCGAGGGCGTCGGCATCTACGCGCTCTCCGTGTTCGGCTCGAACCCGGTCCTGTTCGTGATCCTGACCGGCCTCGTCTTCTTCGCCTGGGGCGAGATCTACTCGCTGTTCCCGGCGATGTGCGGCGACGCCTTCGGCTCGAAGTTCGCCACCACCAATGCGGGCATGCTCTACACCGCCAAGGGCACCGCGGCGCTGATCGTGCCGTTCACCAGCATCATCACCACGATGACCGGCAGCTGGCACGCGGTGTTCGTCGCCGCGGCGGCGCTCAACATCATCGCCGCCGTCATGGCGCTGGTGATCCTGAAGCCGCTCTCGGCCGCCCATCGTCGCCGCGTCACGGCGCACAATGCCAGCACGAGTGCCGTCCCCGCCGAGTGA
- a CDS encoding DJ-1/PfpI family protein — MHVVMLLYPNLTQLDLTGPYEVFGRFPELTLDLVWKTRAPVADCRGLTILPTHDFADCPQADILFVPGGPGQLALMEDEEVLGFLRRQAAGARYVTSVCTGSLVLAAAGLLKGRRATCHWLSLDQLALLGAVPVAERVVVDGAVVTGAGVTSGIDFALALTAHIFGEARARHAQLFMEYDPAPPFPGGSPASSDPALVAQIRAETASFQTRRAETARRVAATLDQAAAGAGA; from the coding sequence ATGCATGTCGTCATGCTGCTCTACCCGAACCTCACCCAGCTCGACCTCACCGGTCCCTATGAGGTGTTCGGCCGCTTTCCCGAGCTCACGCTGGACCTGGTGTGGAAGACCCGCGCGCCGGTCGCCGACTGCCGGGGACTGACCATCCTGCCGACGCATGATTTCGCCGATTGCCCGCAGGCCGACATCCTCTTCGTGCCGGGCGGCCCCGGCCAGCTCGCGCTGATGGAGGATGAGGAGGTGCTGGGCTTCCTGCGCCGGCAGGCGGCGGGGGCGCGCTATGTCACCTCGGTCTGCACGGGATCGCTGGTTCTCGCCGCCGCCGGGCTGCTCAAGGGGCGCCGGGCCACCTGCCATTGGCTGTCGCTCGACCAGCTCGCCCTGCTCGGCGCGGTGCCAGTGGCCGAGCGCGTGGTGGTGGACGGCGCGGTCGTCACCGGCGCTGGCGTCACCTCCGGCATCGACTTCGCCCTCGCTCTGACCGCCCACATTTTCGGCGAGGCGCGGGCGCGGCACGCCCAGCTCTTCATGGAATACGACCCCGCCCCGCCCTTCCCCGGCGGCTCGCCGGCGAGCAGCGATCCGGCACTGGTGGCGCAGATCCGCGCGGAGACCGCCTCGTTCCAGACCCGGCGGGCGGAGACGGCGCGGCGGGTGGCGGCGACGCTCGATCAGGCGGCGGCGGGAGCGGGCGCATGA
- a CDS encoding GntR family transcriptional regulator — protein sequence MESADPNSRLNIAPLAANTSLRTLAYDAIKKAITEMDLYGQESEIRLDERQLSQDLGVSRTPIREALTVLEQEGFVRSVPRRGIFVVRKSKREIIDMIIVWAALESMAARLAASRASDRELASLRDMFHDFEAEAPTEHMNEYSDANIRFHQTVIRLGGCEMIGEMTANLFIHIRGIRAVSVRQENRSERSLQEHRAIIAALVARDADLAERLVREHTLGLAAHVEKHGRFPS from the coding sequence GTGGAAAGCGCCGATCCCAATTCACGCCTGAACATCGCGCCGCTCGCCGCGAATACCAGCCTGCGCACCCTCGCCTATGACGCCATCAAGAAGGCCATCACCGAGATGGACCTCTACGGCCAGGAGAGCGAGATCCGCCTCGACGAGCGCCAGCTCTCGCAGGATCTCGGGGTCAGCCGCACGCCGATTCGCGAGGCCCTGACGGTGCTGGAGCAGGAGGGCTTCGTGCGCTCCGTGCCGCGCCGGGGCATCTTCGTGGTGCGCAAGTCCAAGCGCGAGATCATTGACATGATCATCGTCTGGGCGGCGCTGGAGAGCATGGCCGCGCGCCTCGCCGCCAGCCGCGCCAGCGACCGCGAGCTCGCCAGCCTGCGCGACATGTTCCACGATTTCGAGGCCGAGGCCCCGACCGAGCACATGAACGAGTACTCGGACGCCAATATACGCTTCCACCAGACGGTGATCCGGCTGGGCGGCTGCGAGATGATCGGCGAGATGACCGCCAATCTGTTCATCCACATCCGCGGCATCCGCGCCGTCTCGGTCCGGCAGGAGAACCGCTCCGAGCGCTCGCTGCAGGAGCACCGCGCCATCATCGCCGCCCTCGTCGCCCGCGACGCCGACCTCGCCGAGCGCCTGGTGCGCGAGCACACGCTCGGCCTCGCCGCCCATGTCGAAAAGCACGGCCGCTTCCCATCCTGA
- a CDS encoding GntR family transcriptional regulator: MSSKAVLNKRWQSGDHGLAIERLPAKESFKSKAYAALKEAITNMNIYGSSEPVLLDERDISERLGASRTPIREAVAMLEQEGLLRAVPRRGILVVRRSKAEIIEMIEAWAALESMAARLATQRASDEAIAELRTYFKEFDLSGIERDRCDEYSSANIAFHQALIRLSGSSLLAAMTDNLFFHVRAIRHRTIFEMDRAQRSAADHQEIIIALEARDADRAERLVRDHTLRLARHVESHVDLD; encoded by the coding sequence GTGAGCAGCAAGGCAGTTCTGAACAAGCGCTGGCAAAGCGGCGATCATGGCTTGGCCATTGAGCGCCTGCCGGCCAAGGAGAGCTTCAAGAGCAAGGCCTACGCCGCTCTCAAGGAAGCCATTACCAACATGAACATCTACGGCTCCAGTGAGCCGGTGCTGCTCGACGAGCGGGACATTTCCGAGCGTCTCGGCGCAAGCCGGACGCCGATCCGCGAGGCGGTCGCGATGCTGGAGCAGGAAGGCCTGCTCCGCGCCGTGCCCCGGCGGGGAATTCTGGTGGTACGCCGTTCCAAGGCCGAGATCATCGAGATGATCGAGGCCTGGGCGGCGCTGGAAAGCATGGCGGCCCGCCTCGCCACTCAACGCGCGAGCGATGAGGCGATCGCCGAGCTGAGGACGTATTTCAAGGAGTTCGATCTGTCCGGGATCGAGCGCGACCGGTGCGACGAATATTCCTCCGCGAATATCGCGTTCCATCAGGCGCTGATCCGGTTGAGCGGCTCCTCACTGCTCGCGGCGATGACGGATAACCTGTTCTTTCATGTACGGGCCATCCGCCATCGCACGATCTTCGAGATGGACCGGGCGCAGCGTTCGGCGGCCGACCATCAGGAGATCATCATTGCTCTCGAGGCGCGGGACGCGGACCGCGCCGAGCGTCTGGTGCGAGACCATACGCTCCGCCTCGCGCGGCACGTCGAGAGCCATGTTGACCTGGACTGA
- the oxlT gene encoding oxalate/formate MFS antiporter, producing the protein MSTYNQTTAAAGPGADFSEGRRWLQLVVGVVCMVATANIQYAWTLFVPEIQKTFGWERASIQIAFTIFVLVQTWLAPIEGYFIDKFGPRFMVAFGALMIGTAWVLNSQATTLMGFYVGAAVGGIGVGSIYATCINNALKWFPDRRGLAVGLTAGGYGAGSAATILPIAAMIESSGFQETFFFFGLLQGGLAFIAAWFLASPKPGQVKPSTKLTQSSRDYTLPEALNSKLFWLMLLMFTCVVTGGMMAVAQLGVIAQDLGVKEFKVDLYFFVMAALPLALMLDRIMNGISRPLFGWISDHIGREKTMVIAFSLEGIGIIALGYFGHNPWAFLILSGVVFLAWGEVYSLFSALAGDAFGTKHIAKIYGVLYCAKGIGALFVPVGNLLMEATGTWSTVLYTVAAMDLFAAFLAITVLPKALKNHVARSTALNAADASATRSASAHA; encoded by the coding sequence TTGAGCACGTATAACCAGACCACCGCGGCCGCCGGGCCGGGTGCCGACTTCTCCGAAGGCCGCCGCTGGCTCCAGCTCGTCGTCGGTGTCGTGTGTATGGTCGCCACCGCGAACATCCAGTACGCCTGGACGCTGTTCGTGCCGGAAATCCAGAAGACCTTCGGCTGGGAACGCGCGTCGATCCAGATCGCGTTCACCATCTTCGTTCTCGTGCAGACCTGGCTCGCGCCGATCGAAGGCTACTTCATCGACAAGTTCGGCCCCCGCTTCATGGTCGCCTTCGGCGCGCTCATGATCGGCACCGCCTGGGTGCTGAACTCGCAGGCCACCACCCTGATGGGCTTCTATGTCGGCGCGGCCGTTGGCGGCATCGGCGTGGGCTCGATCTACGCGACCTGCATCAACAACGCGCTCAAGTGGTTCCCGGATCGCCGCGGCCTCGCCGTCGGCCTCACCGCGGGCGGTTATGGCGCCGGCTCCGCCGCCACCATCCTGCCGATCGCCGCGATGATCGAATCCTCGGGCTTCCAGGAGACCTTCTTCTTCTTCGGCCTGCTGCAGGGCGGTCTCGCCTTCATCGCCGCGTGGTTCCTCGCCTCGCCGAAGCCCGGCCAGGTCAAGCCGTCCACCAAGCTGACCCAGAGCTCGCGCGACTACACCCTGCCGGAAGCCCTGAACAGCAAGCTGTTCTGGCTGATGCTGCTCATGTTCACCTGCGTGGTGACCGGCGGCATGATGGCGGTCGCCCAGCTCGGCGTCATCGCGCAGGACCTCGGCGTGAAGGAGTTCAAGGTCGACCTGTACTTCTTCGTCATGGCCGCCCTGCCGCTCGCCCTGATGCTCGACCGCATCATGAACGGCATCTCGCGTCCGCTGTTCGGCTGGATCTCCGACCATATCGGCCGTGAGAAGACCATGGTGATCGCCTTCTCGCTCGAAGGCATCGGCATCATCGCGCTCGGCTATTTCGGCCACAATCCGTGGGCGTTCCTCATCCTCTCCGGCGTCGTCTTCCTCGCCTGGGGTGAAGTCTACTCGCTGTTCTCGGCGCTGGCGGGCGACGCCTTCGGCACCAAGCACATCGCGAAGATCTACGGCGTGCTCTACTGCGCCAAGGGCATCGGCGCCCTGTTCGTTCCGGTCGGCAACCTGCTGATGGAAGCGACCGGCACCTGGTCGACCGTGCTCTACACCGTCGCCGCCATGGACCTGTTCGCGGCCTTCCTCGCCATCACGGTCCTGCCGAAGGCGCTGAAGAACCACGTGGCCCGCTCCACCGCGCTCAATGCGGCGGATGCCTCGGCCACCCGGTCGGCCTCGGCGCACGCCTGA